Proteins encoded in a region of the Megalops cyprinoides isolate fMegCyp1 chromosome 3, fMegCyp1.pri, whole genome shotgun sequence genome:
- the LOC118775346 gene encoding eukaryotic translation initiation factor 4E-binding protein 3-like — MSANCKPSKSCPIPTRVLHLKDWSQLPDCYSQTPGGTLFSTTPGGTRVIYDRKFLLECRNSPIARTPPCCLPQIPGVTIPSLAPLGKLEEQEENNNSSSSSSKDLSADDSQFEMDM; from the exons ATGTCCGCCAACTGCAAGCCGAGCAAAAGCTGCCCCATTCCTACCCGGGTCCTGCACCTGAAAGACTGGTCCCAGCTACCTGACTGCTACAGCCAGACACCCGGGGGCACACTGTTCTCCACCACGCCCGGAG GGACCAGGGTCATCTACGACAGGAAGTTCCTGCTGGAGTGTCGGAACTCGCCGATCGCCCGCACGCCCCCCTGCTGCCTCCCCCAGATTCCTGGGGTCACCATCCCTTCCCTGGCCCCCCTGGgcaagctggaggagcaggaggagaacaataacagcagcagcagcagcagcaaggacCTGAGCG CTGATGACAGCCAGTTCGAGATGGACATGTGA